CAAGTTGGAAGGACCGGGGCCATTACTCCCGTCGCCAATCTGGCTCCTGTGCTTTTGGCTGGCACTACCGTCAAAAGGGCATCCCTCCACAATGCCAATGAAATTGAAAGGCTTGGACTGTATGAAGGGGATACAGTGATGGTAGAAAAAGGAGGGGAAATTATCCCAAAAATCACCGGGGTGGTGCTTGAAAAAAGAAAACCTGGCTCCAAACCCATTGCCTATATCGATCATTGTCCGGAATGCGAAACACCCTTGATTAGAAAGGAAGGAGAAGCCAAACATTTCTGTCCGAATGCCAAAGGCTGCCCTCCACAGATATTGGGAAGAATAGAGCATTTTGTCCATAAGAGGGCCATGGATATTGATTCGCTCGGAACTGAAAGGATCAAAACCCTGATCGATCAGAAATACATCAGCAATTTTGCAGACCTGTATGAACTGGAAAGCAAAGCAGACCAACTTCTTGGATTGGAAATGAGCCAGGATCAATACCAAAAATCTGACGATGGCTATTTGTTTATTTCACTTCCCAAGGCATTCTTTGCCCTCACGGAGGGATTATCCCTGACTTCCATCCAGAAATTCTGTGAACGCTATGCTGAACAACCCCTTAGAGAAGTTTTGGATAATTTTGAAATGTTTATCCGAACTTCAAATAAAAAGGTCGCCCAGAATATTGGCACCATCAGAAAGCTGGAAGAAATACTGTTTACCAGCCATTTGCCTCAAATGGAAGATTACCTTCCAGTCCCTGTAGTATTAAATGTGCTGATAGGTAACTGGATCTCATTAGAGGATTTGATAAAAGCTTCATTGCATGAGAATACAGTCCATGGAATTATGATCAAACTGAACCTTCCCATCAGCAGTGAACAGGAAGAGCGGATCAAAAAAATGAAAGCCAACACATTCCAGGAAGGGGTGATTACCAATATGCTGGAAGGTATAAGGGCATCTAAAGCGCAACCTTTTGAAAGGGTACTCTTTGCTCTGGGGATTAGGAATATCGGAGAAAACACTGCCCAGATTTTAGCGAGACATTTCAAAAACATTGACAATCTTAAGGAAGCAAATACTGAAGAATTGTTGGCGATTAACGGGGTCGGCGAGACCTTGGTGGAAAGTATTCATGCCTACTTTAAGGACCCTGAAAATCTTCAAATTATCGAAAGGCTCAAAGCCCATGGCCTGAAATTTGAAGTGGAAGCCACAGAAAAAGCTCTGGAAAGTGAAGTATTAAAAGGCTTGAAGATTCTCGCTTCGGGAAAATTGAACCATTTCAAGCGGGATGAGATTATAGACTTTATTGAAGCCAATGGAGGCCAATACCTGAAAGCTGTCTCCAAATCGCTTGACTTCATCATAGAAGGTGAAGACATGGGACCAAGTAAAAAAGAAAAAGCCGAAAAACTTGGGATCAAGATGATATCAGAAGAAGAATTTCTTCAGTTGGTGGGTAAAAAATCTTAAAAATGAAGTGGATTAAAGATTGGATGGTAAAAAGGCAGGTAAATGCAAAACTTCATATGCTCAAAGCAAAGGATGTAAGGATTCCACAGGAAATAAAAACCATAGGCATTATTGCTGCCTCCTCTGCTGATTTTGAGCTCACCAAAGAAACCGTACGCCAACTATGGGGATATAAAGTAAGGGTCATCGGGTTTTATTATGAAGAAAATAAGGATCAGCCAGTAGACAGTATGTCTTACAAGCATTTCGACCTTCTGGGAAACCCAACAGCATATTTCAATGCATTTATGACTGAAAAGTTGGATATAATTTTGGTCCCATCTTTACACCTTAATCCATATTTGCGTTATTTGCTGCTCTCAAATAAATGTAATTTCAATTTGGGCTTTTATACAGAAGAAAATGAACCCTATCTGGACTTGATGTTGCAGTACGGAGAGGGAGATTTGGAAAAAAATATTTATCAGTTGATCAATTATTTACATAAAATACAAGAGGCATGTTAAAATTTCATGGCACAGGTGTAGCCTTAATCACCCCATTTAATGACGATTTTTCAATAGATTATGAAGGTTTAAAAAGAGTAATCGACCACGTCATCAAGGGAGGATCTGATTATTTGGTGGTGCAGGGTACTACGGGTGAAACCGCCACATTGTCCAGGGAAGAAAAAAGAGCCGTTCTCAAAGCATCCATTGAATATACTGCTGGAAGAATTCCAATCGTATATGGTATAGGAGGAAATAATACCCAGGCAATCCTGGATGAAATCAGGACCACAGACTTTGCAGGAGTGGACGCCATCCTTTCGGTAAGCCCTTATTACAATAAACCTTCCCAGGCCGGCATCATAGCCCACTACCAAGCCATTGCAGATGCTTGTCCAGTGCCTGTTATATTGTACAATGTGCCAGGCAGGACCATGTCCAACCTGACCTACCAGACCACAGTGGAACTGTCCAAACACCCCAATATCATAGGTATCAAAGAGGCCAGCGGTGACTTATCCCAATGCATGAGAATTGCAGCCAAGGTACCTTCTGATTTCCTCATCATCTCAGGGGATGATATTTTAACACCTTCCTTAAGGGTAATTGGTGGTCATGGAGTGATTTCAGTACTTGCCAATGCCTATCCTGAAATATTCAGGGAGATCTCACATGCTGACTATGATACAGCAAAAAAAGCTGCATTTAAACTTTTGGATGTAAATCCTATGATGTACGAAGAAGGGAATCCTGTGGGATTGAAGTACCTTATGCAGGAATTGGGATTATGTGGGGAAACGGTAAGACTTCCTTTAGTCAAAGGTTCCGAAAACCTGAAAGAAAGAATCAGGAAATATATGCCCCGCTAATATTGATGCTGTAAGAATATAGGGCCTTTCTACATTGAAAGGCTTTTTTTGTACCAAAAGGAAATTTCTGTTTCTTTCTCCATTTTTCATGATTATTTTTCCGCATGCATGAGGCCATTTCACTTTTAGAACTCAACCAGCTGATCAAAGAAACTTTGGATATACAGCTAGCCCCTACCTATTGGGTTGTTGCTGAAATCGCAGAGATCAACCATGCCAGGCAAGGTCATGCCTATCTGGAGTTAGTCGAAAAAGAGGGCAATCAGATTGCTGCAAAAATCAGGGCAACCATCTGGTCCTATACTTATAGAAGCCTGGCTTCACGCTTTAAGTCAGTTACCGGACAGGATTTAAAATCAGGTATGAAAATCTTGGCCCAGGTTTCAGTTACATTCCACGAGGTTTATGGGATCAGCCTGAATGTTAAGGAAATTGACCCAAATTACACACTTGGGGAGAGGGCAAGGATAAGACAGGAGATAATAGACAGGCTGGCAAGAGAAGGAATGTTGGAATTCAACAAAAGGTTTAAACTTCCGGCAGTACCCCAAAAAATCGCGGTAATCTCATCCTCTACAGCGGCCGGTTATGGGGACTTTGTCAATCAGATCAAGAATAACCGTTTTGGCTATCAGGTACACCACCGGCTTTTTCAGGCTACTCTTCAAGGGGTGGAGGCAGCGGAAACAATCATACAGGCTTTAAAATCAGTTCATGAAGCACATCAGAAACATCCCTTTGATGCCATTGTCCTCATCAGAGGTGGAGGCTCACAGTTGGATTTGGATTGTTTTGATGATTACCGATTAGCCATTGAAATAGCAAAAAGCGAGCTGCCTGTCATTACCGGCATTGGACATGAAAGAGATGAGACCATCGCTGACTTGGTGGCCCATACCAAGATGAAAACCCCGACCGCAACGGCTGAATTTATCCTTTCAGGATTCAGAGAGTTTGAAGACAATCTGGAACTCTTATGGAAACAAATTGAAAGAAACGCCGCGCAAATTTGGGGCTGGGAAGAAAGAAAATTGAGGGATTTGGAAAACAAACTGGGTAAATTGTCAGGGACTTTGATTCACCGATCGGGCGAAAAACTAAGTTTTATCCTCAAACAGATCAAAACCCTTTCCCAAAAGCAGCTGACGGTAAATAAAATCTCGCTTGAAAACCAGCTCGTTTCCCTGCAAAAAGCAGGAAGGATCAGGGTTAAAATGGAAAAGGAAAAACTGGAAAGATTACAAACCGACCTTGGCAGGCTGAACCCCGACCGTTTTTTTGAAATGGGTTACACAAGATCCGAGATTTCAGGAGTACCTGTACATAAAATGAGACCAAAAACCGGAGATATAATGAGTACTTACTCCGGAGTTATGAAAATTGAAAGTAAAATTGAAAAAATTGAAAAATATGGAAAATAAGGACTTCAGTTACGACAAAGCAATTGGCAGAATTGAAGAAATTTTACAGGTGCTGGAATCAGGCGAAAAAGGAATGGATGAACTTTCCGAATTGGTGAAGGAGGCCGCTGAACTGGTCAAGCAATGTAAAGGTAAACTGAGAATGACTGAGGAGGAAATCAACAAAGCCCTCAATCTGGAGGAAGAGAGTTAATTCAGATGTATTTCCCATCTTATCCTTAAATCGTAAACCAATAAGAATTAAACTGTTTTAAATGAAAAGGCTTTTGTTGTTGACTGGCACTCTTGTAATCATTTTATCTTTCCATTCATCCGCACAGAATTTTTTCAGGGAAAAAAACCGAAGGGAAAATTCTTTTGGATTTGGCTTAGGGCCTTCTTTTAAATATGCCGACAACGGAGGCCAATACAGTATCTTCAATTTCAAATGGAGACCTTCTTTTTCTTTGGTTTATGATAAAAGACTATCACCCCATATGGCATTCCGTACAACAGGAGGAATCCAGGGGATCAGTAGCTGGGACAAACCTCTCCCCTCATTAGTCGAAAGATGGAAAAATAATGAAGATGCCGTTTCCTTCAGGGGCAATATTTTTTTCATCGATGTGATGCCTTATTTCAATCTTTTACCTGATTATCATCATATGATCAGGCCAGAATTCAATGTATATACAGGACTGGGATTTGGCGTCCTCTTAAGTGCTACCCAACAAAAATTTTCAATGGAAGATCAGGCACCGGAATTCAGATCAGAAATATTGACCCCTTATATCCCGTTTAGGGGAGGACTTAATTTCAAAGCTGCAGATTTTTGGGACATCTCTCTGGAAGGAACTGTTATGATAACCTTTACAGATAAGATTGATGGAAATACTTCAACCCATACCCAAAATGACATCCCCTTTCAATTACAGATAATTGTAAGGAAATACCTCAATCAGCTGGTAAAAAGCAACCAATGAATTTTACGATCAAACTAACACTTCCAAAAACTTCCTCGGAATATTGATCAGCATGCTTTGATGGATACCGGGGATACGAATGATAAAATAGTCCTTATTGCCTTTATTGACACATTCTCCTTCCATTCCCTGAAGTGGGCCGCCCAAAATACGGACCTGCTGACCTTCTTCAATTTCGGAATTGTCTGTTTCTACCGCAACACCTGTTTCCAAAATCCTCTTAATGGTATCTATTTCTTCCTGTCTCACGGTAGCATGCTCTCCTGCAAAATGAACAAATTTTACAGCTCCAGGAACCTGGAGTGCTTCCCAAAGTTGATTCCTGTTGGTCTTAACAAAAAGATAGCCATTGAATAAAGCTTTCTGGACTTTCTTCTTCCTGTCCGACCATTGGCGCAATTCTTCAATCATAGGCAAAAAGACCTCAAGCCCTTTTTCCTGTAACCTTTGGGCTACTTTTTTTTCTGCTCTGGAACTGGTGTACAACACGTACCAACTTAATTCGGCCATGAAAAATCTTTCTTTTTTACAATCCTCAAATTTAACAATAATCAAAACCTAAAAATTCTTTCCTGCCTTAAAATTTCTTAATCCTTTGCCGAAAATCCGCTGAAAAATAAAAAACCCTTGGAATATTATCCCAAGGGTTTACACATTTAAAAACCACCAACCTTTACTTAATCATGCTATTTCACTCTGCGAATCAACATGTTTAATTTATCTGCCAGCAAATACATGACAGGTACAATTACTAACGTTAAAAAGGTCGCAAAGGTTAGCCCAAATATTACGGTCCAAGCCATTGGACCCCAGAAGTCTGCATTATCCCCTCCCACAAAGAATTCTGGATCAAAAGAACTCAGCAAACTTCCGAAATTAATGTTCATACCTATTGCCAAAGGTACTAAGCCCAATACTGTCGTGATAGCAGTAAGCAATACCGGCCTCAGCCTGGTCTTACCCCCTTGAATAATACTGTTCAAAAGTTCATCAAAAGGCAAATACTCTCCTTCAGGCGTATTCAATTCTTTTCTTCTTCTTTCCCTGACAAGGTTAGTGTAATCTATCAATACAATCGCATTGTTAACCACCACCCCTGCAAGGGAAATGATTCCTATCCCTGTCATAATCACTACGAAATCCATATTGAATATCACAAGCCCTAGAAACACCCCAATGGTACTCAGAACCACAGAGGCCATAATGATAAATGGAGTGGTCACTGAATTGAACTGTGCGACAATAATCAAGAAGATAAC
This Cecembia calidifontis DNA region includes the following protein-coding sequences:
- a CDS encoding UpxY family transcription antiterminator translates to MAELSWYVLYTSSRAEKKVAQRLQEKGLEVFLPMIEELRQWSDRKKKVQKALFNGYLFVKTNRNQLWEALQVPGAVKFVHFAGEHATVRQEEIDTIKRILETGVAVETDNSEIEEGQQVRILGGPLQGMEGECVNKGNKDYFIIRIPGIHQSMLINIPRKFLEVLV
- a CDS encoding DUF6913 domain-containing protein, translating into MKWIKDWMVKRQVNAKLHMLKAKDVRIPQEIKTIGIIAASSADFELTKETVRQLWGYKVRVIGFYYEENKDQPVDSMSYKHFDLLGNPTAYFNAFMTEKLDIILVPSLHLNPYLRYLLLSNKCNFNLGFYTEENEPYLDLMLQYGEGDLEKNIYQLINYLHKIQEAC
- the dapA gene encoding 4-hydroxy-tetrahydrodipicolinate synthase codes for the protein MLKFHGTGVALITPFNDDFSIDYEGLKRVIDHVIKGGSDYLVVQGTTGETATLSREEKRAVLKASIEYTAGRIPIVYGIGGNNTQAILDEIRTTDFAGVDAILSVSPYYNKPSQAGIIAHYQAIADACPVPVILYNVPGRTMSNLTYQTTVELSKHPNIIGIKEASGDLSQCMRIAAKVPSDFLIISGDDILTPSLRVIGGHGVISVLANAYPEIFREISHADYDTAKKAAFKLLDVNPMMYEEGNPVGLKYLMQELGLCGETVRLPLVKGSENLKERIRKYMPR
- the xseA gene encoding exodeoxyribonuclease VII large subunit, which translates into the protein MHEAISLLELNQLIKETLDIQLAPTYWVVAEIAEINHARQGHAYLELVEKEGNQIAAKIRATIWSYTYRSLASRFKSVTGQDLKSGMKILAQVSVTFHEVYGISLNVKEIDPNYTLGERARIRQEIIDRLAREGMLEFNKRFKLPAVPQKIAVISSSTAAGYGDFVNQIKNNRFGYQVHHRLFQATLQGVEAAETIIQALKSVHEAHQKHPFDAIVLIRGGGSQLDLDCFDDYRLAIEIAKSELPVITGIGHERDETIADLVAHTKMKTPTATAEFILSGFREFEDNLELLWKQIERNAAQIWGWEERKLRDLENKLGKLSGTLIHRSGEKLSFILKQIKTLSQKQLTVNKISLENQLVSLQKAGRIRVKMEKEKLERLQTDLGRLNPDRFFEMGYTRSEISGVPVHKMRPKTGDIMSTYSGVMKIESKIEKIEKYGK
- the ligA gene encoding NAD-dependent DNA ligase LigA — translated: MTPEQAKARIEELTRQINYHNHLYYQEDRTEISDFEFDKLLEELIRLEKEFPQFLEPDSPSQRVGGTITKEFETALHEYRMLSLGNTYSEEELNAFDERVAKGLGHRNYEYFCELKFDGVAISLVYENGKLVRAVTRGDGTRGDVVTENVKTIKNIPLHVKGNDIPAKFEVRGEIFLPKKEFEKINAEREANREPLLANPRNAASGTLKMQDSAIVAKRRLNCYFYQLLGEDIGVNKHDEAIHLIEKWGFNVSPTYTKCKNMEEVFRYITLWKEKRFELPLDTDGVVLKINDYDQREELGFTAKIPRWAIAFKYQTESAASELLSITYQVGRTGAITPVANLAPVLLAGTTVKRASLHNANEIERLGLYEGDTVMVEKGGEIIPKITGVVLEKRKPGSKPIAYIDHCPECETPLIRKEGEAKHFCPNAKGCPPQILGRIEHFVHKRAMDIDSLGTERIKTLIDQKYISNFADLYELESKADQLLGLEMSQDQYQKSDDGYLFISLPKAFFALTEGLSLTSIQKFCERYAEQPLREVLDNFEMFIRTSNKKVAQNIGTIRKLEEILFTSHLPQMEDYLPVPVVLNVLIGNWISLEDLIKASLHENTVHGIMIKLNLPISSEQEERIKKMKANTFQEGVITNMLEGIRASKAQPFERVLFALGIRNIGENTAQILARHFKNIDNLKEANTEELLAINGVGETLVESIHAYFKDPENLQIIERLKAHGLKFEVEATEKALESEVLKGLKILASGKLNHFKRDEIIDFIEANGGQYLKAVSKSLDFIIEGEDMGPSKKEKAEKLGIKMISEEEFLQLVGKKS
- the xseB gene encoding exodeoxyribonuclease VII small subunit; amino-acid sequence: MENKDFSYDKAIGRIEEILQVLESGEKGMDELSELVKEAAELVKQCKGKLRMTEEEINKALNLEEES